accggcaagtctctttactcgttccgtaacgcatgatcccgtggctaactccatagtcacattgagctcattatgatgatgcattaccgattgggcccagagatacctctccgtcatacggagtgaaaaatcccagtctcgattcgtgccaacccaacagacactttcggagatacctgtagtgcacctttatagccacccagttacgttgtgacgtttggtacacccaaagcattcctacggtatccgggagttgcacaatctcatggtctaaggaaacgatacttgacattagaaaagctctagcaaacgaactacacgatcttgtgctatgcttaggattgggtcttgtccatcacatcattctcctaatgatgtgatcccgttatcaatgacatccaatgtccatggtcaggaaaccataaccatctattgatcaacgagctagtcaactagaggcttactagggacatgttgtggtctatgtattcacacatgtattacggttccCAGTTAATacagttatagcatgaacaatagaaaattatcatgaacaaggaaatacaataataaccattttattattgcctctagggcatatttccaacagttttgtgtgggggggggggggggggttgtgcACATAGGAAAGTGGAAGAAAACAGCGCAGATTTTACGGTGgtggggggtggggtgggggggggggctagcgGGGAGTAGTGTTGACCTTGTGCTATTTGTCGGTTTTAGTCAGCCAAGTTGTATATATAGGGAAATATATTGCTCAAGACTGTACTCCCTctatcccataatataagagcgtttctagtgtaaaacgctcttatattatgggacggagggagtacctatTATCCTAAATAGTCAATAAAGTCTTTTCTTGCAAAAAGAAGGTTTATGCGTTATGATTTACAGTTTTGCTAAGTCTCAGTCAACTGAGACTTCGTTATGTCTCAGACTGAGACTTCGTTATGTCTCAGTCGATGCTATCTTCCTTTGCGTTTGCATGGAGATTCGTAAAAAATAATAttttcactttttcttttttctcttacATACTATATCACTTGACTGAGACCTAGCCACACCCTATGATTTATATCCAAATTACCTCGCAAAAAAATGATTTATATCAAAACCATAAGCAGCCGATAATTAGCCAAAGCTAATTAACAATATGTAGTATACGCTGAATTTATTGTATCATTTACATACTTGCACAGTTAGATTTACATGCATACGTAGGTGTGCACAAATTCTATACCCAATCTATAAAATACTTGGACCCCCAACAACGTCGCTTCCAGATACAACACTCTACTTGGTGGCGCACTCGGGCGGGGCCCCGTCCTTGAACCTCCAGGTGTCGGCGCAGTAGTTGTAGATCATGTAGTTCTTCTGCACCCACTGGAGGCGGTCCAGCGCGGTGGCGTCCAGCTCCTGGTACATCCACGCGCCGTTGGACCTGGCGCACGCCGCCGCGTCCTGTGACGCGCACCCGCTCGCGGCGAAGCCCTTGTACGACGCCACGAACGGCGCCCGCGACCAGTCCGTCTTCACCCGCCCGCCCTGCGTCGCCCACTCCTCCGCGTCCCACACGCTGGCGTACACCCGCATCGCCTGGCTCCGCGGGTACGCCACCCCCGTCGCCGCCTCCCGGTTCCGGTGCTCCCGGATCGGCGTCCCGTCCACGTACAACCTGCATGCGGTTCATGCATGAGATCTTGTCCTGCGTTGAGTAGAGGTAGAAGAAAGAGACTGATGATGTCTGCATACTGAGTACATACAGGATGTGTGTGGGGTTCCAGACGACGGAGTAGGTGTGGAAGTCGGCGGTGGGGTCGAACCACATGCGGAACTGCTGCTCCCGGCCGCCCTTGCCCTGGCTGTACACGTTGGTGTGCACCGTGTAGGGCTGCCCGCTCGCGTTCCCCAGGAACTCGAAGTCGATCTCGTCGTGCGCCGAACCCTGCGACGACAGCTGCAACACCCACACGCACGCGCGGATCAGTACAGTGCTCCCCAATTCCCCATGGTGTCAGTCAACGCGTACGTCCACGTGCGGTCGTGCAAGGAAACGTACGTAGAAAGTGGCGACGGTGCCGGCGGAGTCGCCGGGGACGAGCTTGATCTGCATGTCGAACCGGCCGTACAGGTACTGGTTCTTGGACTGGAAACCGGAGCCGGAGGCCCGGTCGAGGGACAGCGTGAGGACGTCTCCGCCGCCGAGGATCTTGCCGCGCCCGTCGCCCCACGTGATGTCCACGTCCTGGTAGAAGTTGCCCGCCGCGCGGGCCGCGCcggcaagcagcagcagcagtggcaGCACACAGCACACGACTGTTCTCCTGGGACCGGACGCCATCATCATCGGGGTCCCTGAATTCTTGTGCACTCGGTATTATATTCCGGTGTGTTTGTGTGAGGCGAGCCGGGTGCAAGTTGTGGGTTTTATAGGCTATACTGggaggaggatgaggatgacATCCTCTCATTCCTTCGATTCCATTCGATGGGTAGGAGGATGGTTGGACCAGAGAAAGAGAGGAAGGTTGTACGTGAGCTGGATCGATCAATAGCCCGGCGACGCTGACCCGATCGACTCCATCACAAACCACACGGCTTTGTTTGCCAGTTATTTTGCTT
This sequence is a window from Aegilops tauschii subsp. strangulata cultivar AL8/78 chromosome 7, Aet v6.0, whole genome shotgun sequence. Protein-coding genes within it:
- the LOC109775517 gene encoding xyloglucan endotransglucosylase protein 7, with the translated sequence MMMASGPRRTVVCCVLPLLLLLAGAARAAGNFYQDVDITWGDGRGKILGGGDVLTLSLDRASGSGFQSKNQYLYGRFDMQIKLVPGDSAGTVATFYLSSQGSAHDEIDFEFLGNASGQPYTVHTNVYSQGKGGREQQFRMWFDPTADFHTYSVVWNPTHILLYVDGTPIREHRNREAATGVAYPRSQAMRVYASVWDAEEWATQGGRVKTDWSRAPFVASYKGFAASGCASQDAAACARSNGAWMYQELDATALDRLQWVQKNYMIYNYCADTWRFKDGAPPECATK